GAGCTGGCAGGGGAACTGGGGGCCGGGGCTGGGCGGTGGAACGCACGAGACGCTGGCGTCGCCGGTGCGGGTGTGGCCGAACCATTCGGGGCCGCTGCTCCGGGGCTCGGGCGCGGTTTATTTCCCGCAGGGGCGCCTGCGGCACGTGGACGCGTCGAGCGGGGGCGGGCGCGTGGCGATGGGGCACGCGACGATCTACCACAGCGATCTGGAGCCGATGTTTCTGGGCTCGGTCACGACGCGCCCGCGCCACCCGCAGGGCTTCGCGGAGAGCCTGGATTGCCTGCCGATCCCGGACATTGGGCACTTCAACGCGTCGGTGGTGGAGGGGATGCGCCCGATCGAGCAGGAGGGCATTGTGGTGGCGGGGGAATTCAAGCCGCTGGGCCAGCTTGTGCTGTCGGCGGTGCTGGAGGACGGGGAGGCGGCGCCCTGCGCGGGCTATTGCTCGGCGAGCCCGGCGCGGAAGTACTATGCCGCGGGGGCGGACGTGACGGTCAGCGCGCACGTGCACGAGGGCTATGAATTCGTGCGCTGGGAGGGCGAGGACGAGGCGGGCTGGGACGACGAGGACGACATCGGGGACGCGGGCGAGGAAAAGGCGATCGGCGACATTACGGAGTTGGACCTGCACGTGCGGTTCCAGTCCCCCGAGCCGGAAATCAAGGTGATCACCGCCGTGCTCCGGAAGATCGGCGCGGCCGAGGGCGAAGGGGAAGGTGAGGGCGAAGGGGAAGGCGGCGGTGGGGGTGGCGAGGGTGAAGGAGAAGGAGAAGGTGAGGGCGAAGGGGAAGGTGGCGGTGGGGGCGGGGGTGGCGAAGGTGAGGGCGAGGGTGAGGGAGAAGGTGAGGGAGAAGGTGAGGGAGAAGGCGAGGGCGAGGGTGAGGGAGAAGGCGAGGGTGAGGGTGAGGGCGAGGGCGAGGGCGAGGGCGAGGGTGAAGGCGAAGGTGAGGGCGAGGGTGAAGGCGAAGGTGAAGGCGAAGGTGAAGGCGAAGGTGAAGGTGAGGGCGAGGGAGAAGGCGAGGGAGAAGGTGAGGGTGAGGGTGAAGGAGAAGGTGAGGGAGAAGGTGAGGGTGAGGGAGAGGGAGAGGGAGAGGGAGAGGGAGAGGGAGAGGGAGAGGGAGAGGGAGAGGGAGAGGGAGAGGGAGAAGGCGAGGGAGAAGGCGAGGGAGAGGGCGAGGGTGAAGGCGAGGGCGGAGGAACGTTTACGCTGACGATTGAGCCATGGAATGGCTTTGATTTGACCGATCCGCCACCTGGAACGTATCAGGTTTCCGCTGGTGCGTCGGTTCGAATCGAAGCGGACGCATATTCGCCGGAAGGATACGAATTCTGTTGCTTCAGCCAAAACGGGAATCTATACAACCATATGAATCGGATTATCGAGTTCGAGATGCCCGATTCAAATATCAATATTCATACAGGCTACTGGAATACCGGGCACGAAGGCTGGAGCATTAATTTCCGTTCATATGTCGAATTCAGGGTGGACGAGAACACGTGGAGACGAGAATTGGTGGATTGCGTGCCGCCGTTGCAGGACGGGGACGGCGAAAATATATACGGTTGCCGCATGGGTGTCGCACAAGGCTACCTGTCCGGGCTAACATCGCCAGACTGGCGTTGGCAGGCGGCTGGCGATCTCGACGGGGAGTTTAATTACTATATCGGGATGGAGCTAAAACCGCTTCCAAGCCATGTTGCTCCGGTTAGCATGCTCACTTTGTTGAACCGGTGGGAGGTAACGCCGGACGTAGGGGAAGCGAACAATGCGTTGTACCATCTGGCCGGCACGATCGAGGAGAACAACCCGGCGCGGAACGTGAACGCGATTTTCAGAAATCACAATTTGGTCGTGAGGCCGGAGCTCCCGGGCGGGCGGGCTTACCTGCTACCAGGGGAGGACCTGCGGGATTACCTGAGCGATCCATACTTCGAGCCAGAACTTCCCGAATCGGTCATGGCCGGGACTCCTGTCATAAGCCTCCTTGATTCAGAGGATACAAACTACCAGCGAGTGATAGTCGACGTGCCCGTGTACAAGAGCCATAACTCGAATGCGAATCCGCTGACAATCCGGCGGACTGTCCGTATGCGCGTCGACCCGGGCGCACCGATCGACCTGAAGGTGTATGAGACGGCTCGGCCATTCAACTATGTCGATCCGGCTTATGTGGACAACAAAGGGCAGAGTGGGTATCTGATTATTGCTACAGACAAGATAACCCTTAAAGGAATCGGAGTGGAACAAGGCGGCTCGCTTGATTTCTCACTTTTTGAGTATTATGACGTCATCGTTGGCGAACCAACTGCGGGAGGCACGACTATTGAGTCGAGGTTAATAGAAAGCGGCCAGCTGAACTCTGGAGAATCGCTCGACATCGTGCTGCCAGTTGCGGAGCACACACTCAGAAGTGGCTTTGACTTTAGACTATTCTGGGGTCGTGATGCCGACGGTGATGGGGTGGTAACCGCAACGGAAGCAACCGGTGTCGGGTTTAGAATCTACTATGTAAGCGAACTTGAGTATGATGCAGGCCGGCTTGCCGTAAACCTTATCTCCGAGCATCTTACGAATAAGGTCGCGCGCCAATTGTTCTATTATACCGCCAACAATAACTGGAACAGTTATCCTACGACCGACCATCGACCATGGATACCGACGCGGGCAGATTCGATACCCCGACACCACGGGCCTCGGCCAGCAGGGAGAATTACTCACAGGTTCGGCTATTTGTCGAGTCAGATCAGGGTGGGCGATATGGTATCTGTTCCGTATTTCGAATATTCCGACGGAACTGTCGGCTCAAATTTCTTCGAGGAAAGCAGTGCAATCAAATCAGCTGTTCGTGGTGTCTTTGACACAATTACATATGCCCAAATTGCGGACAATTACGTCAATTCCCAGACGCCGATCTATTTTGAAGTGCCTCTTGACGGAGTAGATTTTGGAATCGCTG
This sequence is a window from Candidatus Hydrogenedentota bacterium. Protein-coding genes within it:
- a CDS encoding DUF5011 domain-containing protein, yielding MSRGASTVWRSEVDGPERFLLAAATTHTTTTAFEWGTGSDTSYTFDNLEFRDLPAQASLVMDDDKTISATFLASDTTAPVITLLGDASMSIDCGEAFVDPGATASDDRYGDITADIVVGGDLVDNEDPGVYTITYDVMDREGNAAAQVTRTVTVTTTDVSLPVISLNGPAVVYLDLNDTYNELGATAYDGCDPNLPAVTVDSGAVNTAAYGEYAVTYNVTDSSSNAAVEVTRLVRVWPTLTVAVAGYGTAEPQEGMTHYFAPNSVVDLAAERTSYTHFTGWTGDAVADSTAAETTITMDGPKSVTATFAEGYVVTLAVEGDGTLHYELDETPYTVTESGGPVNIIVDLAEEALPLLAAPEESVSEFWQWLSDDPNIDGTYLADGAFRIWRHTEITAVFAPEGAIDYIDVELQVIGEGATIPEEGVHRMPRWAGADLECVEACQDGDDPLPAGCPPCEYAALRAEAVPDTDWVFERWEGGELPDPVYAAHAEIPAGETTNIFARFLERPGLYSLDLLGDLRAFLVEAGIYTAGADLYALDVDYGGVSYPGGGRAFSGNGVPDAAEFALLLAALKNPRLSLTGQGGIAHDHVWDAFHHNRQRMAADLPLASAAAVNALAGYMTLGSNGHVGQAKAWALSLHGEALNARNYKRLAGYRLLPGEDADGDGVSNGAEWSQTEGAQFFDWDPNVLRVWYYASNALNPNWPGAGSGGGAKSALWKSGEGEGEGEGEGEGEGEGEGEEPPTIDCESGLAKVTVTHPGGSEEVAIGTEFTVSAPDGGAFLSWLAPGTLIDGSGEPEETFTVTGAVTVAANEKPALTLYIHDGIGTPSVLAARMNEPVMLAGGSSWQGNWGPGLGGGTHETLASPVRVWPNHSGPLLRGSGAVYFPQGRLRHVDASSGGGRVAMGHATIYHSDLEPMFLGSVTTRPRHPQGFAESLDCLPIPDIGHFNASVVEGMRPIEQEGIVVAGEFKPLGQLVLSAVLEDGEAAPCAGYCSASPARKYYAAGADVTVSAHVHEGYEFVRWEGEDEAGWDDEDDIGDAGEEKAIGDITELDLHVRFQSPEPEIKVITAVLRKIGAAEGEGEGEGEGEGGGGGGEGEGEGEGEGEGEGGGGGGGGEGEGEGEGEGEGEGEGEGEGEGEGEGEGEGEGEGEGEGEGEGEGEGEGEGEGEGEGEGEGEGEGEGEGEGEGEGEGEGEGEGEGEGEGEGEGEGEGEGEGEGEGEGEGEGEGEGEGEGEGEGEGEGGGTFTLTIEPWNGFDLTDPPPGTYQVSAGASVRIEADAYSPEGYEFCCFSQNGNLYNHMNRIIEFEMPDSNINIHTGYWNTGHEGWSINFRSYVEFRVDENTWRRELVDCVPPLQDGDGENIYGCRMGVAQGYLSGLTSPDWRWQAAGDLDGEFNYYIGMELKPLPSHVAPVSMLTLLNRWEVTPDVGEANNALYHLAGTIEENNPARNVNAIFRNHNLVVRPELPGGRAYLLPGEDLRDYLSDPYFEPELPESVMAGTPVISLLDSEDTNYQRVIVDVPVYKSHNSNANPLTIRRTVRMRVDPGAPIDLKVYETARPFNYVDPAYVDNKGQSGYLIIATDKITLKGIGVEQGGSLDFSLFEYYDVIVGEPTAGGTTIESRLIESGQLNSGESLDIVLPVAEHTLRSGFDFRLFWGRDADGDGVVTATEATGVGFRIYYVSELEYDAGRLAVNLISEHLTNKVARQLFYYTANNNWNSYPTTDHRPWIPTRADSIPRHHGPRPAGRITHRFGYLSSQIRVGDMVSVPYFEYSDGTVGSNFFEESSAIKSAVRGVFDTITYAQIADNYVNSQTPIYFEVPLDGVDFGIAGLTQYGVGGLDRVIGGIWVTAEYEPLNRFKLSGVTAQYVIDDVFDYDYFNTVIWPLNLRVPRLAAEIQNGHSVYGHPGQIFGIRIHINKEYDFIREVNALD